One window of the Candidatus Binataceae bacterium genome contains the following:
- a CDS encoding helix-turn-helix transcriptional regulator: MKTLGQFLIERRKTQGLSQKEFAALIKNRDGKPISATYLNYLEHDRGKPPDYLLDQFADVLKVERDVLYFWAQRMPPDIQPGEANEDQVTAAYRAFRRELKTKGGGKGGKKS, from the coding sequence ATGAAGACGCTGGGACAATTTCTCATAGAAAGGCGCAAGACACAGGGTCTCAGCCAGAAGGAGTTTGCGGCGCTGATCAAGAACCGCGACGGCAAGCCGATATCAGCCACGTACCTGAATTACCTCGAACACGACCGAGGCAAGCCGCCCGATTATCTGCTCGATCAATTCGCCGATGTGCTCAAAGTGGAGCGCGACGTGCTGTATTTCTGGGCGCAGCGGATGCCGCCCGACATCCAGCCAGGCGAAGCAAACGAAGACCAAGTGACCGCCGCGTATCGCGCCTTCCGGCGTGAGCTCAAAACAAAAGGAGGGGGGAAAGGTGGCAAGAAATCATGA